The Candidatus Methylomirabilota bacterium genomic sequence ATGCAGGTGAAGGCATGAGGGCGTGGGCCGGCCCGCGCTTGGGGGGGCGCTTCTGGGCGCTGGCCCTGAAGGAGCTGCGGCAGATCCGAGGCGACCGGCGGCTCGCCCTGTCGCTGGTGGTGCCGCCGATGCTCCAGATCCTGCTCTTCGGCTTCGCGCTGGATTCCCACGTGCGGGACCTGCGGCTCGGCGTGGTGGACGAGAGCGGCACGCATCCGAGCCGCGACCTCGTCGCCGCGATCACCGAGAATCAGACGTTCCGCCTGACCGGCTCCTACCACACCGCCGAGGAGCTGGGGGCGGCGCTGGCGACGGGGCGGCTCGACGTCGGCGTGGTGGTGCCCTACGACTACGCGCGCGAGCGCGCGCGGGGCCGCCCGGTGACCGTGCAGGTGCTCCTCAACGCCGCGAACGCCAACACCGCGCAGATCGCGCAGGGCTACATCGAGGGCGCGGTGGCGTGGCTGAACCAGCACGCCGACCGGGCGCCGCCCGCCACGGCGCGGACCGCCGCCGAGGTGCGCGCCGACGGTGACGAGGCGCGGCCGCCGCTGCCCCCGCGGGCCCGCGTGGAGATCCGCTCCACCTTTCTCTACAACCCGGGGCTGGTGAACACCTGGTTCATCGTGACCGGCATCTTCGGCACCCTGATCATCCTGAACGGCTCGCTGGTCGCGGGCGCGACCATGATCCGCGAGAAGGAGCGCGGCACCGTCGAGCAGCTGCTGATGACCCCGGCCAGCGCGCTCGAGGTGATCACCGCCAAGATCCTGCCGCTCTTCGTGCTGCTGATGGGCATGGTCGGGCTCGTCCTGATGGTGGCCCGCCTCGTCTTCCACGTTCCGTTTCGCGGCAGCCTGCTCCTGATGCTCGTCGCCTGCGCCTGCTGCGTGCTCACCGGGATCGGGATCGGCACGTTCCTGTCCACGTTCGCCCGCTCCGCGAACCAGACCCAGCTCATCGGGTTCTTCGTCAATCCGCCGCTGGCCATGCTCTCGGGGGCTCTGACTCCGATCGAGGCGATGCCCGGCTGGATCCAGCCGGTCACCCTGCTGAACCCGATCGCCTACTTCGCGAGCGTGGCCCGCGCGGTGCTCGTGAAGGGCGCCGGCCTCGAGGTGGTCTACCTGCAGCTCCTCGCTCTCGCCGCGCTCGCGCTCGGGCTCGTGGCGGTGAGCGCCTGGCGCTTCCGGAGCCAGCACAGCTGAGCGGGCTTTCTGCACGCGCGGGGCGCGGCAGGTCCGGCGCGCCCTCAGCCGCGCAGCAGCCGATCGGCGTCTTCCCGGGCCGTCTCCACGCGACGCCAGGACCGGAACGCGCGCCGCAAGTCGGAGTCGGGAACGCGTCCGGCGATCTGCTCCATGGTCTCGAGGGTGAGGCGGGCGCTGCGCGCCGCGCCCTCGGCGTCTCCCGTGGCGGCCTGGGCGCGAGCCAGGAGATGCGCGGCCTGCCACGTGAGCGTGGGATAGCCGATGCGGCGGGCGAGCGCCAGGGCCTCCGCGAGCTCGCGGGAGGCGTCGTGGCCCTGCCCGGCCTCGAGGAGGATCTGGCCGCGGAGCGCGAGGGCCTTGGCCTGATACTTGACCGATCCGGTGCCGCGAGCCTGGGCCAGCGCCTTGTCGGCCTGCTGAAGCGCGGGCGAGGCTTCGCCGGTCGCGAGCAATGCCTCGCTGAG encodes the following:
- a CDS encoding ABC transporter permease; this encodes MRAWAGPRLGGRFWALALKELRQIRGDRRLALSLVVPPMLQILLFGFALDSHVRDLRLGVVDESGTHPSRDLVAAITENQTFRLTGSYHTAEELGAALATGRLDVGVVVPYDYARERARGRPVTVQVLLNAANANTAQIAQGYIEGAVAWLNQHADRAPPATARTAAEVRADGDEARPPLPPRARVEIRSTFLYNPGLVNTWFIVTGIFGTLIILNGSLVAGATMIREKERGTVEQLLMTPASALEVITAKILPLFVLLMGMVGLVLMVARLVFHVPFRGSLLLMLVACACCVLTGIGIGTFLSTFARSANQTQLIGFFVNPPLAMLSGALTPIEAMPGWIQPVTLLNPIAYFASVARAVLVKGAGLEVVYLQLLALAALALGLVAVSAWRFRSQHS